In Mus musculus strain C57BL/6J chromosome 14, GRCm38.p6 C57BL/6J, the following are encoded in one genomic region:
- the Gmfb gene encoding glia maturation factor beta isoform X2 → MKIDKDERLVVLDEELEGVSPDELKDELPERQPRTFIVYSYKYQHDDGRVSYPLCFIFSSPVGCKPEQQMMYAGSKNKLVQTAELTKVFEIRNTEDLTEEWLREKLGFFH, encoded by the exons A TGAAGATTGACAAGGATGAACGCCTGGTGGTGCTGGATGAGGAGCTCGAG GGTGTCTCTCCAGATGAACTTAAAGACGAACTACCCGAGCGGCAGCCTCG AACCTTCATTGTGTATAGTTATAAATACCAACATGATGATGGCAGAGTCTCGTACCCGCTCTGCTTTATTTTCTCCAGTCCTGTCG GGTGTAAGCCTGAGCAGCAGATGATGTACGCTGGGAGTAAGAACAAGCTAGTCCAGACTGCCGAGCTAACCAAG gtATTTGAAATAAGAAACACTGAAGATCTAACTGAAGAATGGTTACGTGAGAAACTTGGATTTTTCCACTAA
- the Gmfb gene encoding glia maturation factor beta isoform X3, translating into MKIDKDERLVVLDEELEGVSPDELKDELPERQPRFIVYSYKYQHDDGRVSYPLCFIFSSPVGCKPEQQMMYAGSKNKLVQTAELTKVFEIRNTEDLTEEWLREKLGFFH; encoded by the exons A TGAAGATTGACAAGGATGAACGCCTGGTGGTGCTGGATGAGGAGCTCGAG GGTGTCTCTCCAGATGAACTTAAAGACGAACTACCCGAGCGGCAGCCTCG CTTCATTGTGTATAGTTATAAATACCAACATGATGATGGCAGAGTCTCGTACCCGCTCTGCTTTATTTTCTCCAGTCCTGTCG GGTGTAAGCCTGAGCAGCAGATGATGTACGCTGGGAGTAAGAACAAGCTAGTCCAGACTGCCGAGCTAACCAAG gtATTTGAAATAAGAAACACTGAAGATCTAACTGAAGAATGGTTACGTGAGAAACTTGGATTTTTCCACTAA
- the Gmfb gene encoding glia maturation factor beta isoform X1 — translation MSESLVVCDVAEDLVEKLRKFRFRKETHNAAIIMKIDKDERLVVLDEELEGVSPDELKDELPERQPRTFIVYSYKYQHDDGRVSYPLCFIFSSPVGCKPEQQMMYAGSKNKLVQTAELTKVFEIRNTEDLTEEWLREKLGFFH, via the exons ATG AGTGAGTCTTTGGTGGTTTGTGATGTTGCTGAAGATTTAGTGGAAAAGCTGAGAAAGTTTCGTTTTCGAAAAGAAACCCACAATGCTGCTATTATAA TGAAGATTGACAAGGATGAACGCCTGGTGGTGCTGGATGAGGAGCTCGAG GGTGTCTCTCCAGATGAACTTAAAGACGAACTACCCGAGCGGCAGCCTCG AACCTTCATTGTGTATAGTTATAAATACCAACATGATGATGGCAGAGTCTCGTACCCGCTCTGCTTTATTTTCTCCAGTCCTGTCG GGTGTAAGCCTGAGCAGCAGATGATGTACGCTGGGAGTAAGAACAAGCTAGTCCAGACTGCCGAGCTAACCAAG gtATTTGAAATAAGAAACACTGAAGATCTAACTGAAGAATGGTTACGTGAGAAACTTGGATTTTTCCACTAA
- the Gmfb gene encoding glia maturation factor beta — protein sequence MSESLVVCDVAEDLVEKLRKFRFRKETHNAAIIMKIDKDERLVVLDEELEGVSPDELKDELPERQPRFIVYSYKYQHDDGRVSYPLCFIFSSPVGCKPEQQMMYAGSKNKLVQTAELTKVFEIRNTEDLTEEWLREKLGFFH from the exons ATG AGTGAGTCTTTGGTGGTTTGTGATGTTGCTGAAGATTTAGTGGAAAAGCTGAGAAAGTTTCGTTTTCGAAAAGAAACCCACAATGCTGCTATTATAA TGAAGATTGACAAGGATGAACGCCTGGTGGTGCTGGATGAGGAGCTCGAG GGTGTCTCTCCAGATGAACTTAAAGACGAACTACCCGAGCGGCAGCCTCG CTTCATTGTGTATAGTTATAAATACCAACATGATGATGGCAGAGTCTCGTACCCGCTCTGCTTTATTTTCTCCAGTCCTGTCG GGTGTAAGCCTGAGCAGCAGATGATGTACGCTGGGAGTAAGAACAAGCTAGTCCAGACTGCCGAGCTAACCAAG gtATTTGAAATAAGAAACACTGAAGATCTAACTGAAGAATGGTTACGTGAGAAACTTGGATTTTTCCACTAA
- the Cgrrf1 gene encoding cell growth regulator with RING finger domain protein 1 isoform 3 (isoform 3 is encoded by transcript variant 3): protein MAAVFLVTLYEYSPLFYIAVVFTCFIVTTGLVLGWFGWDVPVILRNSEETQFSTRAFKKQMRQVKNPFGLEITNSSAASLASRWLFPSFAPISCPLVASPSVFFLCCTLCPH, encoded by the exons ATGGCCGCAGTGTTCCTGGTAACGCTCTATGAATACTCGCCGCTCTTCTACATAGCGGTGGTCTTCACCTGCTTCATCGTCACCACCGGCCTGGTATTAGGATG gtttggttgGGATGTTCCAGTAATTCTGAGAAATTCAGAAGAAACCCAGTTCAGCACAAGAGCGTTCAAGAAACAAATGAGACAAGTGAAGAATCCTTTTGGCTTGGAGATCACTAATTCATCTGCAGCTTCCCTAGCAAGTCGGTGGCTATTCCCCAGCTTCGCTCCCATCTCATGTCCTCTTGTTGCTAgcccttctgttttctttctctgttgcaCACTCTGCCCTCATTAA